The Garra rufa chromosome 23, GarRuf1.0, whole genome shotgun sequence genome includes a region encoding these proteins:
- the ddx55 gene encoding ATP-dependent RNA helicase DDX55 produces the protein MENITDGKWESLPVKLSDSILQTLKELKFTYMTPVQSACIPLFMGNKDVAAEAVTGSGKTLAFVIPALEILLKRNEKLKKMQVGALIITPTRELALQISEVMGRFLQGFPQFRQILLIGGSNPIEDVEKFKTQGANIIIATPGRLEDMFRRKADGLDLATAVKSLDVLVLDEADRLLDMGFEASLNTILGYLPKQRRTGLFSATQTQELEKLVRAGLRNPVRIAVKEKGVAASSVQKTPARLSNYYTICRAEEKFNTLVAFLRQHKHEKQLVFFSTCACVEFFGKALEVLIKNVSIHCLHGKMKHKRNKIFADFRALKSGILVCTDVMARGIDIPEVNWVLQYDPPSSASSFVHRCGRTARIGNQGNALVFLLPMEETYVNFLSINQKCPLQSYPPVKDVVDVLPKLKAMALGDRAMFEKGMRAFVSHVQAYAKHECSLIFRIKDLDFAALARGFALLRLPKMPELRGKTFPGFIQEAVDTNTIRFKDKNREKQRQKKLAELKEKEPLKKNFIKNKSWSKQKNKKDKKKKRSSKRKLDEESDVDDEDLNELLSDTRLLKKLKKGKISEEDFDKHMSSAGSSHPKRAKADSSDGDGE, from the exons ATGGAAAACATTACCGATGGAAAATGGGAGAGTTTGCCAGTGAAATTAAGTGATAGCATATTACAGACTCTTAAAGAGCTGAAATTTACATATATGACTCCTGTTCAG TCCGCCTGCATCCCTCTTTTTATGGGTAATAAAGATGTGGCTGCTGAAGCG GTGACTGGCAGTGGAAAAACCCTGGCGTTTGTGATTCCTGCATTAGAAATTCTCTTAAAGCGAAACGAGAAGTTAAAAAAGATGCAG GTTGGTGCATTGATCATAACACCCACCCGTGAGCTGGCACTGCAGATCAGTGAGGTGATGGGACGATTTCTGCAGGGATTTCCTCAGTTTAG acagattCTTTTAATTGGTGGAAGCAACCCTATTGAGGACGTAGAGAAGTTTAAGACTCAGGG AGCCAATATCATTATTGCAACCCCTGGCCGATTGGAGGACATGTTTAGGAGGAAGGCCGATGGACTTGATTTGGCCACCGCTGTGAAGTCTCTGGACGTTCTTGTCCTGGATGAGGCAGACAGATTACTGGACATGGGCTTTGAAGCCAG TCTAAACACCATTCTGGGGTATTTACCCAAGCAGCGGCGTACAGGGCTTTTTTCTGCCACACAGACACAAGAGCTAGAGAAGTTGGTGAGGGCTGGTCTACGCAACCCTGTGAGAATCGCAGTGAAGGAGAAAGGAGTGGCGGCCTCGAGCGTGCAGAAAACACCAGCCAGACTCAGCAATTATTACACA ATATGTCGGGCAGAGGAGAAGTTTAACACTTTGGTTGCGTTTCTCAGGCAGCACAAACATGAGAAGCAGCTTGTGTTCTTCAG CACCTGTGCCTGTGTGGAGTTCTTCGGTAAAGCCCTGGAAGTCTTGATCAAGAATGTCAGCATCCACTGCCTCCATGGAAAAATGAAACATAAACGAAACAAGATCTTTGCAGATTTCCGGGCGCTGAAAAG TGGGATTCTAGTGTGCACAGACGTCATGGCGAGAGGTATTGACATCCCCGAAGTGAACTGGGTGCTACAGTACGACCCACCAAGCAGTGCAAG TTCCTTTGTGCATCGGTGTGGACGAACCGCACGCATTGGAAACCAGGGCAATGCACTCGTCTTTCTTCTGCCAATGGAAGAGACGTATGTAAATTTCTTGTCCATTAATCAAAAG TGTCCTCTTCAGTCTTATCCTCCGGTGAAAGATGTGGTTGATGTTCTTCCTAAACTGAAAGCGATGGCTTTAGGTGACAGAGCGATGTTTGAGAAGGGCATGAGAGCCTTTGTGTCGCATGTGCAGGCGTACGCCAAACACGAGTGTAGTCTGATATTTCGCATTAAAG ACTTGGATTTTGCTGCTCTGGCCCGTGGCTTTGCTCTCCTCCGTTTGCCCAAAATGCCTGAACTGAGGGGAAAGACCTTCCCGGGCTTCATACAGGAAGCTGTAGACACAAACACCATCCGGTTTAAAGATAAAAACAGGGAAAAACAGAGACAAAAAAAGCTGGCGGAGCTGAAAGAGAAAGAGCCATTGAAGAAGAACTTCATCAAGAATAAATCCTGGTCCAAGCAGAAGAACAAGAAggataaaaagaaaaagaggagttCCAAAAGAAAACTGGATGAG GAATCAGATGTTGACGACGAAGACTTAAACGAGCTTTTAAGCGACACGCGTCTGCTGAAGAAGCTCAAGAAAGGAAAGATCAGTGAAGAGGACTTTGACAAGCACATGAGTTCAGCGGGCAGCTCACATCCCAAAAGAGCAAAAGCAGACAGTTCTGATGGAGACGGAGAATGA